TTTATCTTCCTCAAAATCAGAGTCTATAAAAAATGTTACGGGCATTAACATTTTCTCTCTTGCTTTTAATAACTGTTCTTCAAAACAAAAACAATGTATTTTAACAAAATATTTACCGGCTTTATTGGGTGTAACATTATAAACGGAAGTTCCTATTATATCATCGTTGCTTAGATTTTCAGACTCGTAAAAAATTAGTGTATTTTGTCCTGGAATAACTGTAGCCCTTCTTTGTTTAGGAATAAATCGCCAAGGTAAATTACTATCAACATTAGAGTCAAATTCTATAGTTATCACTCTAGTTCCCTTTTTAGGGGAATAT
This genomic interval from Candidatus Tisiphia endosymbiont of Dioctria linearis contains the following:
- a CDS encoding cytochrome c oxidase assembly protein, whose translation is MFTDPNRRSNRKFALALVSLAFSMVFLSFASIPIYNLFCKVTGYGGTTVRQEFNIYSPKKGTRVITIEFDSNVDSNLPWRFIPKQRRATVIPGQNTLIFYESENLSNDDIIGTSVYNVTPNKAGKYFVKIHCFCFEEQLLKAREKMLMPVTFFIDSDFEEDKEMNDVETITLSYSFYKVRVVEKDPMKFK